Sequence from the Fibrobacter sp. UWH6 genome:
AAACTACTGCGTCTATTGCGGCTTCAACTGCTACAACAAAATCAAGCGCATGCAGCTTTCCATGGAGCAGATTGAACACGAAATGAAGGTCATCGCCGACAGCGGCATGGAAGAAGTGCTGATCCTCACCGGCGAAAGCCGCGCCAAGAGCAGCGTGGAATACATCGGTGAAGCCTGCAAGATTGCCCACAAGTATTTCCGTATGGTGGGTGTGGAAGTTTACCCCATGAACACCGACGAGTACAAGTACCTGCACGAATGTGGGGTAGACTACGTGACGGTCTTTCAGGAAACCTACGACAAGGTTCGTTACGAACAACTTCACCTGCTGGGTCACAAGCGTATCTATCCGTACCGTTTCGACTCCCAGGAACGCGCCCTCATGGGTGGCATGCGCGGTTGCGGTTTCTCCGCATTGCTTGGCCTTTCCGACTTCCGCAAAGATGCCCTGGCCAGCGCCCTCCACGTGTTCTATCTGCAGAAGAAGTATCCTCATGCAGAAATGAGCCTGTCCTGCCCACGCCTTCGTCCCATCGTGAACAACGACAAGATTAATCCTCTTGACGTTCACGAAAAGGAACTTTGCCAGGTACTGTGCGCCTACCGCATCTTCATGCCCTTTGTTGGCATTACCGTCTCCAGCCGCGAATCCAAGGAATTCCGCAACGGCATCGTAAAGATTGCCGCTACCAAGGTTTCCGCAGGTGTATCCACAGGCGTTGGCGACCACGAGGAAAAGTACAAGGACAGCGACGACGAGGTTAAAACCAAGACCGCCGACG
This genomic interval carries:
- the thiH gene encoding 2-iminoacetate synthase ThiH, with the protein product MNNYHDERYFIDSDTLSPEALARKHRIETDPSARSNHMEYMKGMEVIQSDIYGKVMGHVDSVDFSKYTARDVLAALDHHTCTVEDFKALLSPAAAPFLEKMAQKAKLETSKHFGNTVYFFTPLYIANYCENYCVYCGFNCYNKIKRMQLSMEQIEHEMKVIADSGMEEVLILTGESRAKSSVEYIGEACKIAHKYFRMVGVEVYPMNTDEYKYLHECGVDYVTVFQETYDKVRYEQLHLLGHKRIYPYRFDSQERALMGGMRGCGFSALLGLSDFRKDALASALHVFYLQKKYPHAEMSLSCPRLRPIVNNDKINPLDVHEKELCQVLCAYRIFMPFVGITVSSRESKEFRNGIVKIAATKVSAGVSTGVGDHEEKYKDSDDEVKTKTADVNAGKKTSDAEGDEQFEINDNRSFNAMYKDISGEGLQPVLNDYLYV